The following coding sequences lie in one Streptomyces sp. NBC_00510 genomic window:
- a CDS encoding TetR/AcrR family transcriptional regulator C-terminal domain-containing protein, producing the protein MAATRLDRDKVVETALGLLNEEGLEGLTLRRLAKELQVQAPALYWHFANKQALLDAMATRMLRQMLERGMGQEVPGSDWRDWIATACRGTRAALLAYRDGAKVFSGTHLTDDSHAGALERYLGAFVEQGFRVEDALNAWFTAYTFTIGFVIEEQAVQPLPGRRDPRYDTDERQARLGGEFPLVGGAGREMFDHYDARFETGLRILVAGIERTLAPDGAR; encoded by the coding sequence GTGGCAGCGACGCGACTGGACCGCGACAAGGTGGTGGAGACCGCCCTCGGCCTGCTGAACGAGGAGGGGTTGGAAGGGCTGACCCTGCGCCGGCTCGCCAAGGAGCTCCAGGTGCAGGCACCGGCCCTGTACTGGCACTTCGCCAACAAGCAGGCCCTGCTCGACGCCATGGCCACCCGCATGCTGCGGCAGATGCTGGAGCGCGGCATGGGTCAGGAGGTCCCCGGTTCCGACTGGCGGGACTGGATCGCCACCGCCTGCCGCGGCACCCGTGCGGCCCTGCTGGCCTACCGGGACGGCGCCAAGGTCTTCAGCGGCACGCACCTCACCGACGACAGCCACGCGGGCGCCCTGGAGCGCTACCTGGGTGCCTTCGTCGAGCAGGGCTTCCGCGTCGAGGACGCCCTCAACGCGTGGTTCACCGCGTACACCTTCACCATCGGCTTCGTGATCGAGGAGCAGGCCGTGCAGCCGCTGCCCGGCCGGCGTGACCCGCGCTACGACACCGACGAGCGGCAGGCCCGTCTCGGCGGGGAGTTCCCGCTGGTGGGCGGGGCCGGCCGGGAGATGTTCGACCACTACGACGCGCGCTTCGAGACCGGTCTGCGGATCCTCGTCGCGGGCATCGAGCGGACCCTCGCCCCGGACGGCGCGCGGTAG
- a CDS encoding glycosyltransferase, translating to MVKLSVIVPFYNVQDFAPDMLRSLRANTRADFEFILVNDCATDDTPGILERALPDLPGAILVSHDRNGGLATARNTGIDAARGEYLTFLDGDDWLAEGYLPRLLEAIETLGTDFVRTDHVVSHGRRRTVARVPHGRRGVALDPREAILPADRTTSVDYPYAWAGIYHRRLVDAGLLHFPDGLRTAEDRPWIWRLHREAKSFAVVGLLGVFYRRGVATSLTQIGDIRQLDFIRSFDQVLAETAADPDADRFLPKAVRTYCAVIAHHLGAMGRYEPRVARKLKAMSAAALKQMPQEILNEALDSMDMKRSLLLRRTRRRLGVAGAVAA from the coding sequence GTGGTTAAGCTCTCCGTCATCGTCCCGTTCTACAACGTGCAGGATTTTGCTCCTGACATGTTGAGGAGCCTCCGCGCGAATACGCGCGCGGATTTCGAGTTCATTCTCGTGAACGACTGCGCAACGGATGACACCCCGGGAATCCTCGAGCGCGCGCTGCCCGACCTGCCCGGGGCGATACTCGTCTCCCACGACAGGAACGGCGGGCTCGCCACCGCCCGCAACACGGGCATCGACGCCGCCCGGGGCGAGTACCTGACCTTCCTCGACGGCGACGACTGGCTGGCCGAGGGCTACCTGCCCCGGCTGCTGGAGGCCATCGAGACCCTCGGCACCGACTTCGTGCGCACCGACCACGTCGTCTCCCACGGGCGCAGGCGCACCGTCGCCCGGGTGCCGCACGGCCGCCGCGGGGTCGCCCTCGACCCGCGCGAGGCGATCCTCCCCGCCGACCGCACGACCTCGGTGGACTACCCGTACGCCTGGGCCGGCATCTACCACCGGCGGCTGGTCGACGCGGGTCTGCTGCACTTCCCCGACGGGCTGCGCACCGCCGAGGACCGGCCGTGGATCTGGCGGCTGCACCGCGAGGCGAAGTCCTTCGCGGTCGTCGGCCTGCTGGGCGTCTTCTACCGGCGCGGGGTGGCCACCTCGCTCACCCAGATCGGCGACATCCGCCAGCTGGACTTCATCCGCTCCTTCGACCAGGTCCTCGCCGAGACCGCGGCGGACCCCGACGCGGACCGCTTCCTGCCCAAGGCGGTGCGCACCTACTGCGCGGTGATCGCGCACCACCTGGGCGCCATGGGCCGCTACGAGCCCCGGGTCGCGCGGAAGCTGAAGGCGATGAGCGCGGCCGCCCTGAAGCAGATGCCGCAGGAGATCCTGAACGAGGCGCTGGACTCGATGGACATGAAGCGCAGCCTGCTGCTGCGCCGGACACGCAGGCGCCTCGGCGTCGCCGGGGCGGTGGCCGCGTGA
- a CDS encoding alpha-2,8-polysialyltransferase family protein — MPRTQVFLASTLFGAATVAAAMDAGLFTPADRRLLLVSNNAAVPEIAPALDTAPGFGALRGRFDRVLSWNDTIAPLHPSGWSPRPEDVPLWERHLRRLWDLGEDEVELVVESLHVDPALALVNVFPGAPVEVYADGLMVYGPTRDKLDPLVTTRVGRLLHLDLVPGLRPLLLSEHDVPAGLVPAQAFTGVLAGIAEHDAAPAPLPEGGALLLGQYLSALDVLTTAEEEELHVRMVRGAVAAGHRTVVFKPHPTAPAHWSRRLEREAEALGAELTVAGAAELAEVLFLRARPRLVVGCFSTALFTASALYGLPVARVGTELVLDRLSPYQNSNRVPVTIADRLLPDLEDRTYREAAEAWRPPTAERVERDLTPLVRAVGYCMQHQTYAHLRDEAVRYLTDGLDTGTWRYFKRRRLASLALPGAVPSQLAFLPANPAVRRVARRIRHVTSRG, encoded by the coding sequence ATGCCCCGCACCCAGGTGTTCCTGGCGTCGACGCTGTTCGGCGCCGCCACGGTGGCCGCCGCGATGGACGCCGGACTGTTCACCCCGGCCGACCGCAGGCTGCTGCTGGTCAGCAACAACGCCGCCGTGCCCGAGATCGCGCCGGCGCTGGACACGGCACCGGGCTTCGGGGCGCTGCGCGGCCGCTTCGACCGGGTGCTCTCGTGGAACGACACGATCGCCCCGCTGCACCCCTCCGGCTGGTCCCCGCGCCCCGAGGACGTGCCCCTGTGGGAGCGCCACCTTCGGCGGCTGTGGGACCTCGGCGAGGACGAGGTCGAGCTGGTCGTCGAGTCCCTGCACGTCGACCCGGCCCTGGCGCTGGTGAACGTCTTCCCGGGCGCGCCCGTCGAGGTGTACGCCGACGGCCTCATGGTCTACGGCCCGACCCGGGACAAGCTGGACCCGCTGGTCACGACCCGGGTGGGCCGGCTGCTGCACCTGGACCTGGTCCCCGGGCTGCGGCCGCTGCTGCTGTCGGAGCACGACGTCCCCGCCGGGCTCGTCCCCGCGCAGGCCTTCACCGGCGTCCTGGCGGGGATCGCGGAGCACGACGCGGCCCCGGCTCCCCTCCCCGAGGGCGGCGCGCTGCTGCTCGGCCAGTACCTGTCGGCGCTGGACGTCCTCACCACCGCCGAGGAGGAGGAGCTGCACGTCCGCATGGTGCGCGGCGCCGTCGCGGCGGGGCACCGCACGGTGGTCTTCAAGCCGCACCCGACGGCGCCCGCGCACTGGTCCCGGCGGCTGGAGCGGGAGGCGGAGGCCCTGGGGGCGGAGCTGACCGTGGCCGGGGCGGCCGAGCTCGCCGAGGTGCTCTTCCTGCGGGCCCGCCCGCGGCTGGTCGTCGGCTGCTTCTCCACCGCGCTGTTCACCGCGTCCGCCCTGTACGGGCTGCCGGTCGCCCGGGTCGGCACGGAGCTGGTGCTGGACCGGCTGTCGCCGTACCAGAACAGCAACCGCGTGCCCGTCACGATCGCCGACCGCCTCCTGCCGGACCTGGAGGACCGGACGTACCGCGAGGCGGCGGAGGCCTGGCGGCCGCCGACGGCGGAGCGGGTCGAGCGGGACCTGACGCCGCTGGTGCGCGCCGTGGGCTACTGCATGCAGCACCAGACGTACGCGCATCTGCGGGACGAGGCGGTCCGCTACCTGACCGACGGCCTGGACACCGGCACCTGGCGCTACTTCAAGCGGCGCCGGCTGGCGTCCCTGGCGCTCCCGGGGGCGGTGCCGTCCCAGCTGGCGTTCCTGCCGGCCAACCCGGCCGTGCGCAGGGTCGCACGGCGGATCAGGCATGTGACGTCCCGCGGCTGA